The genomic stretch CCACCCCTGTAGAGACGATCGTTCAACCGCCATCTCGGTTTGAAGTGGCAGCCTTAGCCGTCTCGAACCAACCGCTCTCGATCGCTCAATTAACCGGACGCAGCGTTCCCGCGATCGTCAGAATCCGCACAACTAGCGGACGTGGAAGTGGATTTGTGATCGATTCTTCGGGACTGGTGATCACGAATCATCATGTCGTGGGTTCTGCATTTACGGTGAATGTCGATCTGTATGATGGCAGTACCCGCATCGGGCGAGTTTTGCGGCGCGATTCTGAACTTGATGCCGCGCTGGTTCAACTCGACGGCGAATCGACCGAAATTTCTGGCTTACCACTTTGTCAGACGAATGCAGTGCGAGTCGGAGAATCGGTGATTGCGATCGGCAATCCTTTATCCCTTTCTAATAGTGTGACTCAGGGCATTGTGAGCGGATTTCGACGCGATGGCGATCGCAGCTTAATTCAAACAGATACCGCGATCAATCCAGGTAACAGTGGCGGCCCTTTGATGAATCGCCAAGGTGCAGTCATTGGGATTGTGACTGAGAAGATCGCCAGTAAAGGGATTGAAGGACTGGGATTTGCTTTACCCATCGAACAAGTGCTGCATCGGCTGAATGTCCAGATCGTTCAACCCGATCGCGCAGCACTCGATGACTGTGGCAATCCGATTGCAACCTCTCAATCGGAGCAACGATCGCTCTAAGTCGTCAACAACTGATCTTTGGGAATGGCATAGGGATCTTTGCCATATCCCAAAGCAAACCGGAATGAATGCGCCACGCTTTTACTAGACAGCGTCATAAACACAATCAATGCCGTGAAGACGACGATCGATGAAACCGCATACAATCCCCGATAGCCGATCGCACTAGAAACACTGCCTAAAATCGGGCCTGCTAAAGCAATTCCAAGATCAAAGCCACCGACGAACAAACCGAAAATCCGTCCGCGCTCAAACGGCTGACAGCGATCTGCAACCAGCGCGATCATAATCGGCAGAACTGTTCCGCCGCCAAATCCTTGGAGTGCGGCTGAGAGCAAAAACAAGCTTGCAGAATTCGCTTGCCACAACAAAAGCATTGCAACGGTATAACAAAGCAACCCGATCGTAATAAATCGTCCCCGCCCATAGCGATCGCTTGCCTTTCCAGCCACAAACCGCGCCAGAAATCCCGTAATCGCCCCGGCTGTGTAGAACAGTCCGGAATTTAGCTCTACTCCAGCACTCTTAATGTGGAGTGGAATAAAGGTTGAAATTGCTCCAAATGCAATCCCCACAAGCAACATCGTAATCGTGGGAACCCGGATACGATCGCTGAGCAACAATCGCCAAAATACACCTTGGGTTTTAGAGTTTTGCGGTTGATGCTGGACTGGCGGCGCATGAACGAACATGGCGCAAGTCAGGCTCATCATGCCTAGCAGTGAACTCATCACAAACACAGCGCCATAAGTGGTGAGTTCTTGGAGATACCCGCCCAGCGCTGGGCCTAATGCCATCCCGATCGGATTCACTAAGCTCATATATCCGATCAGTTCCCCCCGATTCTCAGCCGGTGCGAGGTCAACGACCAGCGAACTATATGCCGTTGTCAGCGCGGCAATGCTAATCCCGTGAAAGGCTCTAACCAGCATTAACAACGGAATCGACTGCGTGAGTAAATGACAAATCGGAGCCAGTGTTGCAACCGCGATTCCAATCAGCAGGACAATCTTGCGTCCCTGCTGATCTGCCATTCTGCCAGCTTGGGGACGAAAGATTAATAAGCCGATCGCAAATGCGCCCATGACAATTCCAAGCTGATTGTCCGGTGCGCCGATCGATTGTAAATACAACGGCAGAGTGGGTAAAAGGCTGGCTAAACTCGCCCAAAACAACAACCCTGCCGTAAACAATACCCCCAGATTTTGCCGTGTCTGGGGGGTTAACTTGGCAAACGTACTCAACGCTTTATTCCCGATTAATGAAGGATCCTAGAATATGAAACGGTTTAGCTTCCCGCGAGAATAGCAGGCATCAAAATGCCATCGATCGCATGAATCACACCGTTATCCGCCAAAATATCTGCTTTCGTCACAGCAATATCGTTAACTTTGATTCCACCCTGATGATCGACCGCAATCACCGATCCTTCAAGCGTTGGCGCTTCTTCGATTTCGGTCAAATCCTCAAATCGAACATCACCATCCAAAATGTGATAGCTCAGAACGCGACGTAACTTCGGTAAGTCTTCGAGCAGTGCATTCAGGGTTTCCTTGGGCAACTTGGCAAAGGCTTCATCAGTCGGAGCCAGTAGGGTGAACGTCCCATCATTTTCAAGCTCTGAAGCAATGCCAGCTTTGTCGATCGCCGAAACCAGCGTTTTGAATGATCCCGCTTCGGATGCAGTTTGTAAAAGATTTGCCATAGTGACTGTCCTATTTAATTCTCCCTTTAAGAAAGAACATTGCGATCGAATAAACATCGAACGAAAGGGAGAATTGAGGACAAAGCTAGGAATCGCTAGATCCTTGTGTGCTGTCTAAAAGGTTCTTTTTCGACGTTCTTAGCTCATTCCATAACCCCTTGATCTGATGGTAGGCATCATCGGGTGAAATTTTTCCCGATGTTTCTAAACCGCATAACAAGGAGACCCGCTGGGCGAATTCCTGTAAATTTGCATTGAAAGCTAGATGCTCCGGCGTGAAGTTTCCCCGGTAGTGTGCATTCGGGTACAAAAAATCTTGTTTTTGTTGCTCTGGTGTCTTATCCACAGTTCCACCCTTGGTTTTCGCTTGTCTCTGTATTGTAAGGTGACAATTCTGTGCTGAAAAGTGAAGATGAATTATTTTTGTGCGGCAAGAATTGCTTTTAGTTGACAAAGTGCTTCTTCTACGGTTGCTGCAATGCTCACCCGTTCTGGATCGAGCGATCGCCAAAAGGTTTGCGCGATCGACTCTGCGCCCAACAAAATCACAGACTTTTTCGCTTTCAGCGCTAAAGCAATCTCTGAAGCCGTTCCCGCCCCCATGCCGCAAGTCACGATCGCCTGACTCGATAGCACGTTGATGTTATTTCGCGCATTTCCCATATCCGTGATGATCGGAATGTCGATCGCATCGCTCATTGCGGAATTCTGGTGCGGCAAAATGCCGATCGTCAATCCACCACAGCTTTTTGCCCCTCGGCTGACTGCATCCATGACTCCAACATTGCGCCCACCGCTCAAGACCACCCAGCCAGACCGCGCAATGCCCGCACCGAGTTCGTAAGCCGTTTGAATTTCGAGCGGAGTCGCTTCTTCAACTCCCATGACCCCGACGATCGTTTTGGGCATTTTGATCACAGAACTGATGCAACGTGGATATGAGTTTTTTACCATTCGTTTCGATTATTGTGCCAATTTACAACGGTGAAACCGATTTACCCGCCTTGCTCGATTGCCTACGGGCACAGACTTATCCCCATTTCGAGTGCTTGCTAGTCGATAACAACAGTAGCGATCGCACCGCCGAACTTTTAAAGGCAGCAGAATCGGAGCGCATTCGATCGCTGAAGCAATTCCAGATTCAAAGTTCTTATGCGGCTCGTAATACAGGCATTCAAAATGCAACCGGGGAAATTCTTGCCTTTACCGATGCCGACTGTCGCCCCGACCCGGACTGGCTGACCCATTTGGTGCAGCCATTTATCGATCCAGCCGTGGGATTGGTCGCTGGAGAAATCAAAGCGCTTTCGGGACACACCTTGTTAGAGCAATACGCCGATCGTCAAGCAACCCTCTCGCAAAAACACACGCTGAATCATCCCTTCTGTCCCTACGGTCAAACTGCCAATCTCGCCGTTCGGAGGGCAGCACTGCCCCAAGTCGGCTTATTTCGTCCCTACTTAACCACTGGCGGCGATGCGGATATTTGCTGGCGAATTTTGCGCCAAACCGATTGGCAATTGCGCTTTGCAGAAAGCGCGATCGTGCGTCACCGTCATCGCGCTACCCTGGCTGAACTCCGGAGCCAATGGCGCAGATACGGACGTTCAAACCGCTATCTTCATGAGCTACACGGCATCGCCCTGATGCGCGAACCCCATTTTGCGGAATACCGTTACCGATCGCTGCGCTGGCTCCTGAAAGAATTACCGATCGCATCGCTGAACCTGCTTCGAGGCAAAGCCAGTTGGGTCGATTTGATCAGTACCCCGATCGGGCTTCTTTGTCTGCAAGCTCGCGCTCAAGGGCAACGACAAGCGCAACTTTCAAAGGCAGCCCATACGATCGAACCCGTAAGCAATTCCTGCTTACCAAACTTAATTGATTCAAAATTCGCTAAATTTGAGTAAATGCGTGGGTTTAGCGAGACGTTTCGTTTGGTTCTAGACTTGGGAAGTCCCCTAAGCCGAAACCCCGACTGAACCCACATCAAACCTATGCGTTAGAGGAATCGATCATGCCGGAGCAACTTCTATTAGTCGATGACGAACCTGGACTCCGGGAAGCGGTACAAGCCTATCTCGAAGACAGCGGCTATACGGTACACACTGCGACCAATGGACAGGAAGGATGGGAAACCGTGCAGCGCGTCCTGCCCGATCTCGTGATCACCGATGTGATGATGCCCCAAGTCAGCGGCTACGAATTCCTCAAGCAACTGCGCGACGATCCCCGCTTCAAAACGCTGCCTGTGATCTTTCTCACCGCACGCGGCATGAAAAGCGATCGCATCCAGGGCTACGATGCAGGCTGCGATGCTTATCTACCCAAGCCGTTTGATCCGGAAGAACTCGTGGCGATCGTGGGACGGTTGCTTCAGCAAAGAGCAGATATCAAATCAACAGGCGGCGATAGTGATGTCAATCTTGCAGCACTTTCGCGCCAAATTGCTGAAATTCAAGCCGAACTCAAAGGGCGAGGCGCGATCGCTCAAAAGACCACTCCGATGAAGCTCGATTTCACCCCCAGAGAACAAAGCGTTCTCGACTTAGTCGTGGATGGGTTGATGAACAAAGAGATTGCCCGTCGGCTCGATACGAGCGTCCGCAACGTCGAGAAATACGTCAGTCGCCTGTTTAGCAAGACGGGCACCAATAGCCGCACTGAGCTAGTCAGATTCGCACTGGAACACGGACTCATGACTCCCAATCAGCAACGTCAAACTGGAGCGTAATAGCAGTGTGGGGGCTGCGATCGATCGTCAAGTTCGCGTTTAGCTGATACACGAGCGAATTGATGATCTGGAAGCCTAAAGTTTGAGGGCTGCTCAGGTCAAAATTTGCGGGTAATCGATCGCCCGTGTCGCTTACGGTGAGGGCAACTTGCGAATCCTCGATCCGGAGCGACACTGCAATTTCTCCAGCTTGATCAGAAAGTCCATGTTTCAGCGCATTTGAAATCAGTTCGTTCAAAATCAACCCAACGGCAACGACTTGATTTGAAGCCAGTTCGATTTCTCCACGGACAAGGGTTTGCAGCGTGATTCGCTCTGGCTCGATCTCATAAGTTTGCGCCAATAACAGAGTTAACTCCTGCACATATCCACCGAGGCGAATGGTTGTCGCATTACTCGATTCAGATAATCTTTCATGCACCAGCGCCATCAGCCGGATTCGAGTCTGGTAATTCCGCAGCAAGGATTGAACAGCGGCATCTTGCGATCGCAGCACTTGCAGATCGATCAAACTAGCAATAATCTGCAAATTGTTCTTAATGCGGTGGTGAATTTCCCGCAGCAGCATCTCTTTTTGCTGCACTGTCGCTTGCAACTGGTCGATCGCAGAGCTTTTTGCCTGAATCAGCGATCGTGCCGCTTGCAAAACTTGAATTGCTGTCTGTAACTCTTGATCAATCTCGGTTTGAAAGGTGGGATTTAGCGCCGTTTGGGTCAACAAGCGATCGCGAATCGAGGCGAGGGTTTGCCGGATCGTTTCGATCTGCTGGGCAAACTCGCCGTTATTCATACTAGAAATCATTTACGTCTCAGGAACTCAATCAAAATTAGCCGAGTGCTGCTGCGAAGGCGACTGAGCAAGGGGCAACATCAATGCACCATCTCAGAGTGTTCAGAGGCTTGCACGACATTTCTGCAACCCATGCAAAAAACACTTTTACTAGCAAGGAACTTAACGACTCATGCATTTGGGGCTTGATATCATAATTTACCATTAAATACAAGGTTGAATACTCTGAATGTGCCAGTTTTCTCTCAAGAACGGTCAATACACCTGATGATCGACATCAGCTATAC from Cyanobacteria bacterium FACHB-DQ100 encodes the following:
- a CDS encoding glycosyltransferase, whose amino-acid sequence is MSFLPFVSIIVPIYNGETDLPALLDCLRAQTYPHFECLLVDNNSSDRTAELLKAAESERIRSLKQFQIQSSYAARNTGIQNATGEILAFTDADCRPDPDWLTHLVQPFIDPAVGLVAGEIKALSGHTLLEQYADRQATLSQKHTLNHPFCPYGQTANLAVRRAALPQVGLFRPYLTTGGDADICWRILRQTDWQLRFAESAIVRHRHRATLAELRSQWRRYGRSNRYLHELHGIALMREPHFAEYRYRSLRWLLKELPIASLNLLRGKASWVDLISTPIGLLCLQARAQGQRQAQLSKAAHTIEPVSNSCLPNLIDSKFAKFE
- a CDS encoding fasciclin domain-containing protein produces the protein MANLLQTASEAGSFKTLVSAIDKAGIASELENDGTFTLLAPTDEAFAKLPKETLNALLEDLPKLRRVLSYHILDGDVRFEDLTEIEEAPTLEGSVIAVDHQGGIKVNDIAVTKADILADNGVIHAIDGILMPAILAGS
- a CDS encoding MFS transporter, with the translated sequence MSTFAKLTPQTRQNLGVLFTAGLLFWASLASLLPTLPLYLQSIGAPDNQLGIVMGAFAIGLLIFRPQAGRMADQQGRKIVLLIGIAVATLAPICHLLTQSIPLLMLVRAFHGISIAALTTAYSSLVVDLAPAENRGELIGYMSLVNPIGMALGPALGGYLQELTTYGAVFVMSSLLGMMSLTCAMFVHAPPVQHQPQNSKTQGVFWRLLLSDRIRVPTITMLLVGIAFGAISTFIPLHIKSAGVELNSGLFYTAGAITGFLARFVAGKASDRYGRGRFITIGLLCYTVAMLLLWQANSASLFLLSAALQGFGGGTVLPIMIALVADRCQPFERGRIFGLFVGGFDLGIALAGPILGSVSSAIGYRGLYAVSSIVVFTALIVFMTLSSKSVAHSFRFALGYGKDPYAIPKDQLLTT
- a CDS encoding response regulator transcription factor, giving the protein MPEQLLLVDDEPGLREAVQAYLEDSGYTVHTATNGQEGWETVQRVLPDLVITDVMMPQVSGYEFLKQLRDDPRFKTLPVIFLTARGMKSDRIQGYDAGCDAYLPKPFDPEELVAIVGRLLQQRADIKSTGGDSDVNLAALSRQIAEIQAELKGRGAIAQKTTPMKLDFTPREQSVLDLVVDGLMNKEIARRLDTSVRNVEKYVSRLFSKTGTNSRTELVRFALEHGLMTPNQQRQTGA
- a CDS encoding trypsin-like peptidase domain-containing protein; the protein is TPVETIVQPPSRFEVAALAVSNQPLSIAQLTGRSVPAIVRIRTTSGRGSGFVIDSSGLVITNHHVVGSAFTVNVDLYDGSTRIGRVLRRDSELDAALVQLDGESTEISGLPLCQTNAVRVGESVIAIGNPLSLSNSVTQGIVSGFRRDGDRSLIQTDTAINPGNSGGPLMNRQGAVIGIVTEKIASKGIEGLGFALPIEQVLHRLNVQIVQPDRAALDDCGNPIATSQSEQRSL
- a CDS encoding LOG family protein — translated: MPKTIVGVMGVEEATPLEIQTAYELGAGIARSGWVVLSGGRNVGVMDAVSRGAKSCGGLTIGILPHQNSAMSDAIDIPIITDMGNARNNINVLSSQAIVTCGMGAGTASEIALALKAKKSVILLGAESIAQTFWRSLDPERVSIAATVEEALCQLKAILAAQK